In Zingiber officinale cultivar Zhangliang chromosome 6A, Zo_v1.1, whole genome shotgun sequence, a single genomic region encodes these proteins:
- the LOC121993690 gene encoding auxin-responsive protein SAUR76-like, giving the protein MAGKFHRLRSVLKRWNSRNRLAAAADDDEAPAGLHPVYVGKSRRRYLISSRLVDHPLFQVLIDQHSADDDPGAVVVGCEVVLFEHLLWMLENGDPSPEAFDELVEFYAC; this is encoded by the coding sequence ATGGCCGGCAAGTTCCACAGGCTCAGGTCCGTGCTCAAGCGGTGGAACTCCCGCAACCGCCTCGCTGCTGCCGCCGACGACGACGAAGCCCCTGCCGGTCTCCACCCCGTCTACGTCGGCAAGTCCCGCCGGCGGTACCTCATCAGCTCCCGTCTCGTCGACCACCCTCTCTTCCAAGTCCTGATCGACCAGCACTCAGCGGACGACGACCCCGGCGCCGTCGTCGTGGGCTGCGAGGTGGTGCTGTTCGAACACCTACTTTGGATGCTCGAGAACGGCGACCCTTCGCCGGAGGCCTTCGACGAGCTCGTCGAATTTTACGCTTGCTGA